From a region of the Helianthus annuus cultivar XRQ/B chromosome 5, HanXRQr2.0-SUNRISE, whole genome shotgun sequence genome:
- the LOC110939912 gene encoding uncharacterized protein LOC110939912, with translation MEQKSWVCTVTIQLALCFALYCAINIGQPQTASPRLPNEIYFISVVGGLRPLKQQTLLLKQIEKVIYAYDVGFVINISELGEDDPLLQHATQYFNSLRAPWYTTVSVKEEGPNYFFKQFNISSGRTLAVISLNTKKLQDFSSGIEEQELQLKQLSRTLELSNSNWHIAAVVHPLFCNQSLEQTRAKGNDYLHQMLLKHGVDAYLSGQPCDNEARIGGPYLTTTSQGSYTPKEMVNMFLLHRVSPLEITTYGVGFNGEVILESTVRQRGRDSM, from the exons ATGGAGCAAAAATCATGGGTATGTACGGTTACAATACAACTCGCTCTCTGTTTTGCTCTGTACTGCGCTATCAACATAGGCCAGCCTCAAACAGCCAGTCCTCGTCTACCTAATGAGATTTACTTCATATCTGTTGTTGGTGGATTAAGACCTCTTAAACAGCAAACCCTTCTTCTTAAAcag ATTGAGAAGGTGATATATGCATATGATGTGGGATTTGTGATTAACATTAGTGAGCTTGGTGAAGATGATCCACTCTTGCAGCAT GCAACACAATATTTCAATTCATTGAGGGCTCCCTG GTACACGACCGTATCCGTAAAAGAGGAAGGACCAAATTATTTCTTCAAGCAGTTCAACATTTCAAGTGGAAGAACATTGGCTGTTATATCTTTAAATACTAAAAAGTTACAG GATTTTTCAAGTGGCATAGAAGAACAAGAACTTCAGTTAAAACAGTTGTCAAGAACACTTGAGTTGAGCAACAGCAACTG GCATATTGCTGCTGTAGTTCATCCGTTGTTCTGCAATCAAAGTTTGGAGCAAACACGGGCAAAAGGAAACGATTATCTGCATCAAATGTTACTGAAACATGGAGTG GACGCTTACCTAAGTGGACAGCCGTGTGATAATGAAGCTCGTATAGGAGGACCGTATTTGACCACTACAAGTCAAGGATCATATACTCCCAA ggaAATGGTAAATATGTTCCTTCTTCACAGAGTCAGTCCTCTCGAAATC ACAACTTATGGTGTTGGTTTCAATGGAGAAGTCATTCTTGAATCTACAGTAAGACAAAGAGGCAGAGACTCGATGTAA